The sequence aggagagaggaagaagagaaaagaaggagTAACGGTAGAATGGGGTTAGGgtagggtagtttaggaattttattaaaaaatcaacaaaaaattaggatttggatacttttgtcatatggaacccatctttcatgagTACAACGTTAATTTTCCtagtttatgggtacttttggtagttttttctttattaaataaaattgcaaaaaaagttttaaattattTACAGAAGAATGGACTCGATTAATTAGATAAATTGCATGTTTAAAATATGTTAGTGCTTACGTTCTACTCTCCCATTTTTTTCGGGTGTTTTAACACAACTACATTGATAAATTATACCCTTTGAAGAAAAGAAATCATGTAAGAGAAATTCCGGTCCATTGTCAGAACATATATACTTAACTTTGGAGTTAAATTGCGTTTCGACCAATGCAATAAAATTCTTGACATGATTTTTCACTTCGCTTTTTGATTGCAATAAAACTACCCGAGTGAAACggctaaaatcatcaacaattaaaaaatatttatgattatgaattGAATTTTGTCGAAACGCCCCCATGTATCAAAATGCAATAATTCAAAAACTACATTAGCTCTATTAAAACTTAGAGAGAATGAGAGTTTCTTTTGTTTGAAAAAATGACAAACATCACAAGGCTCATCATAGGGCATAGAAATAAAGGAAAATTGTCTATGTAAAAAATTTAATCTTTTTCCAGAAAGATGTGCTAAACGAAAATGCTATAAATTGAAAGGTGTAATGGGTGTTGAATGAGTATTGGTATTTATTGTATGAGTAGGAAATGGATTATTTGTTGTGATGGAGGTTTCAAGGACATACAACCCTTCTCTCATGCTACCCAAACCAGTCATCTTTAAATTGTTGTCCTGTAAGAAATAAGAAGAGTGTGAAAAAGTAACTTGATAATTGATCATTAAAGTTatttttgaaatagaaataatattaaaattaaagtgGAGTAGGTAAAGAATATCATGAAGagttaatgaaattaaaaatttgataacaCTTTTATAAAAAGAAGTTACTTTAGAATCATTAGGCAAATGAACAGTAACTGGATTAATTCTAGAAAAAGATATGAAGCAAGATAAATTGGAAGTAATATGATCCGTGGCACCAGAACCAATGATCCAAGTGTCTGTAAATTTATTTTGAGcagtaaaattatttaaaatagaaTAAGTGTAGAATGAGCACAAATAATAGGTACCCAAAGTTGGGTTAGGAAGAAGTCCAATTTGGTTGGAGGGTGAGAGACTTTTATCCTTGTTGTCTGAACATTGAGATTCAACCTTTTGTAAAAGTGCTAAAAGAATGTTGTGTTGGGCTGGAGTGAGGTCCAAAGCCTGCTCTATGTGTATTCTCTGATGAGGAGCCCTTTCTTCATAAACTAGGACATGAGAGGGAATTGGCGGCGTGGGAGGGCCAGGAGGCGGTGTCGGCACGACGGCATTAAGGGAGGCAGAGGCACGATCAAGGAATCGTGGTTTCCTTGGGTGACGCGGGTGGCCGGGAAGGTAGCTATGTTTGTTGCAATTGATGCGTGAAATATTGTATCGCTACAAAATTCTCTTCgccaagtataccgaattgtcgtcaagtaataactcacaatagagtgaggtcgaatcacacagagattaacggattaagcaatcaatagttgattaattagtCTAGTTAGACAAGCACAATTGGATGATAagcaacaagaaattgtaaatgacgtaaaagtaaaggaaaacaataaagtgcaagaaagtaaataacataaacgaagagtacaagaaagtaaagtgctcgaaatgtaaagtgcaggaaGGTAAATAACtataaagtaaatgtaagaactaaaaataaaatgaacattgggataggGAGATATTGTATTCTCCGAATCTAATgctctcatctcttcctcaatccatgcaactcattgatctcttggcaatcttagatgattgaatcataattccttggcaattcaatctttTTTAAGCTTGAACAATTACCCAATtctttgatctaattgctcatggaaagagatgaagtttggtcactgattataccacacaccttcatagatcaaagtattggtaggattacatatTACTATATccttccaacccccaacctaatccaatgtgagaaagattTTAAGCATGATTCTATGATTCCTCTTCCAAGAGAATCATAAAATCCAAGTACATTTAATTTCTCTTCTGAGACAATTGAATGCTTGAATGAAAAACAAAATCTTTCTAGTAAATTAAAGagagatgaaaagaaaaagaagaataaaaacaatttaATCTATCAaataacaatagagctctctttctcAATGGAAATATTTAgtgattcataactaaaatatttacaagtaagaaaatggaagaggagaagagaatggtgggaaGGAAGAGTCCGAAGACTCTCTCCCTGGGTGAATGTGCCCAGTACAGTATATTCCCCCTTAATGTAGAAAGTAAGGCCTTTATGGCGAGAAAGTTGGGTTTTGAAAAGATTGTAATTGAGTCTGATAATTTACTGATAGTTCAAGCTCGTTTGATTGGAGAGGTTGAGCCCATCTTAAGTGACGTGcttgattggaagaaggcaatagattGGTGTGTAACAACTATGGAGCAGGAGCGAAGGCCCAGTAGATCGTGGGAGACAACAATCCATGTTGATGGAGGAAACGGTTATCATTAATAGAAGGCATGGTATCCATGCAACCACAGGCAGGAACAATTACAGTAACTTATCTATCTTTTAAACTTAGACAAGGTTGTGAACAATCGCTCTTAAAAtttgttcaataaaataaaaatacactacactcccaaattattcacctaaatcttaatattaggataactATTCGCACATCTAATGAATTGAATATCCGACATATctattgttcatattatttagtattttcattgtctacctatacttttctatATGAAAACACAACATTTTTCAAAGTTCTTTTTTAACCATGTtgcaaaaatatattaaataaaactaGTATGCTACCATGCCAACTTATTTTGAGTTATTTCAAAAGATATTCACATAATCTATGGTTATCAAAATCATAGGCAATGCTAGATTAACGGTGTCGCAGATCAAAATTAGACATAACCCAAAATGAGTTGGTACCAAACTTCAAATTCCCGCAAAGTTGTGTTACTTTGGCTGCCTAGTTAACATAGCTAGAGACAGTAGTGGCCACCACAATTACCAACCATATTGCTCCAATTCTAAGCCAAGCAACGCATAATCACTTCTTTTTATATATAGTGCTCCTAGATCAAACCCCtccaattcaataattataatcCCTCACTAAAGACAATAATTATCTGATATTCTTAAATATGATACATTCAATGGGGAAAAAAAAAGTAACCTTAAAATGCATGCACTATGAGGATTGCAAATTGAGGAAAGTTAGGATAGTGAGAGTGGCAATGAGTAAGGTTGGGGAAGAGTAGGACTTGGGCGAGAGTCCATAAAAAATATCAGAGAACCATGAACTGTTCACTATCATAGGCATCTCCCCTGTTCCTGTTTCAGGTGGTGACACTCTTGCTGATTTTTGGCTGCATACAAAgacataaataaatttaatttacaaCTTGTGGATATTCCAATTCCATTTATAATCGAAAGTGGTAATCAAGGTAAACTAAATAATAACATGCATGTAGTACAGATAGGATAAGTCACAAAGTGgcaacaaaattaaataataatgagAATCTACTTTATTGTTGTTAGTTACCTTGTGGTTGAAGGGCAGAATGTGATGGTATAATCAGCTCCCGTACACGTAAACGTACTCGTAGGGTCGTCGTATGCGTAGCTATACGATTTGGGGCACGCGCTCTTGAACATTGTGGAGTAAACCGAAGGCTTGCATGTGGCAGGTGAAGCGTAGGTGCCGCTGCAGCAGTATTCAGCCCTCTGAAACGCTTCACACGCGCTCTTGCATGCCACTCGGTTACTAACCCTCAACTCATTCGGGCATTGCCGGTTCAGGTCAGCTACGCAACCCGTTGACCCACATTCACCCGACCCGCCACCCGCATCCACCATCATAGGTAGATTGTATCCATCAACCAGGCTGACGTCGTAATAATCCTAATCAATTAAAAGGTTAGTCATAGAATATCAATTTACATAGTAGGAAATTCTAAAGACAGGCATACCTGGGATTGGGAACCCGACCCGATTGTGAACTCGGCTAGTGTTACGGGTGGGTCTGCCCCGGAACCATTGCATTCAAGTTGGTTGGAGCCACAATCCCCTGTGGTGCAGGTGCCCTGTTGGGTATTGGGGTCAAAATTGCAGCCGGTTCGGCCCCAAAACCTGCCTGACCAATTGGGTGGGGCTTGAAAGCTCCTCGACCCGCCGGATGGGAGGTGGAAGCCGGTGGTATCCAATGCGGAGCTGCCAGCATTGGCAAGAATCCCAGGCCACACCGTGTAATCACACTTGTTAATTATTGTAAACTTGGCCCCTAATGCTCCTTTATCTATATTccaaataaataagagaaaaatccaaaatagCCAAAATTACTTCAAAAGACAATGAggcctttaaaaaaaaaaattcaatccgGTCTCAGACAATtatttcgaaaggacaacgagactTCTGTGCTAAAAAAAATATCAGCAGCTGgattaggtatttttttttttcttagagATCTCGttatcctttcgagataattgtgaGGGGCCGATTAAGATATTCACTCATTAAATAAATATTGACCATTTTATTTGATGAATATATAAGATCAAGTAGAAAAGAAAGGAACGAGAGAACCTACCGAAGCAAAATAGAAACAAGATGATTGCAATGtgtgaagagaaacagtaataggAAAACAATAAGGAAGCCATTGGTAAGAGAAGAATGGAGGTTGTGACACTGTTTGGGCTCCACTGCCCATGCATAAAATGTAACAACTAACTTGTGGATATAAAGTTTTAGATTTGATGTTATTTGAACTTGTTGAGAGTGTGATAAATGGAGTGCAAATGAGAGGAAGAAAGTTGGGAACTAAGATTACAAAGTGTGAATAGATACATATTTACAAATGGATTGGAATATTACTTTGAGTAAGACCCACTATAACTTTGCTGCCTCATTCTACATTCTTCAACAACCAAAACCTGTAACGCTAGGGGAAAATCACATATCTCCTCACCATTCACCAACATTATTCTTCATCTTGGAAAAGTGATTGCAGATTTTGGAGGCCCAACTTTTTgtattctttctctctcttcctttGTTTTTATTGCAAGAAATTCAGATTACAGTATTACACGTGTTTTCTTTTGAAACCTGTGCTATGTAAAAAACACTTTTGAAACTCTTAATAAACGAATTGAGAGGGTTTAAGCGATTAAATTTTGCTACAAGTAAAGATCACAAATTATACTATATATTCGAACAGTGTTGTCTGCAATGAAATGTTTCAAACCATTATTCTTTATCTTCAGtggaaaatttaaaagaatatgAGATATGAGAGAATAAAGTACATGAAACAAATAATCTTCAATTAAATTTTCCACCTTTGGAATTTCAAAAACCAATACAAAGCATCTTACGGCGGTTGTACTTAGCTCTCAATTTTGCCTAATATGCTCGGAACGACATTTCTAATTAGCAATCTCTTCCTTATAAAATTCTACAGCATATGTGATATATATATTCTTTCTAGTGTCAATCAAATTTCGGATATTAGAATCATAAATATCTGTGTGAAATTATTCAAACAGCAAGTCAGGATGGCCGAGTGGTCTAAGGCGCCAGACTCAAGTTCTGGTCCTCTAACGAGGGCGTGGGTTCAAATCCCACTTCTGACATTTTGTCGCTTCTGTTCTTATTACAAAAGTTTTCGGTTACTGCTATATTATATGATCTGTAGTGTGCTATGACTAATATGTGGCTGTCTTATATTATTTTATCAAAGGCTATTAAAGAAGGTTACTAAAGTCTATTTCTTAACACTTGTTATCTCTTTGGTGACGTTGGTTCCAACAAGGCAAAATACTCAAAATAGAGCAAAGTGAGGTTGACCATTCAAGCCAACCTTAGTAGACTCTTTTAAGTTTTTAAGCACACATGCGGCTAAGTAGCTAGCTTTCCAGTTTAATTAGTTTATATGTCGTGTACCTACCTAAAATTATTGGAGATTTGAGTAGTTCTTTTCAGATATTGAATGCTACATGCATATACATAAATAAATGCTTagtgatttgaagtttgaatCAAATTACATTTGTTGCTATGCATTGACCATCACCATCGCCACTAACAGATGTTCTTTTGCAAGAGTTACAGCAACTTATTAATCTGTCTTTGTGAGATGCTCAACATTTTTGGTTTTTTGCTCAACACTATTGATATAGGGcctttcttaaaataatattttatccgCTACAATAGAAATTGTAGATTGTTCCAAAAAACATGGGCTTCCTTTCTTAAAAGTCTACTAAGGTTGTTTAGGCCCAACAACGATTAAGGGCCTCTTTCACACATGATATTCTCAGCTGTGGTCCACTACTGGCTAGCACCTCAATTtaggggtgtccgcggatcggatcggattggatatggccgaaaatttgatccgatccgcacaatttttatcggatcggattggatatgaTATCCGTACTTTTTAGTTCCGGATTCGATCCGAttcgatccgcacatttgcggatcggatcggatatcggatatatccgcataattaaatcttctctttttaatcatatttctatgtaaaaaaattcgataaaaatattcattccatacttttaaacttatttatttctaaaataatacaatatatgaataataattactaactaaaacatacaaacaaataaatataataccaaacatatatatatttatttattttttaattattatagtgcgAATCTGCGGATCCGCGGGTCGGATACGGGAATAtagagcagatatccgcgatcTGATCCATAAAGGGTGCGGATCAGATCAGATTCGATCCGatcaatttgcggatcggatcgtatccgcaattttcggatcagATGCGAATATTTACCGCGAATCTGCGGATACGATTcgatccatggacacccctacGTCAATTGATGTGTCTATGCTTTATAAGGTACAATTTCGATTGAAAATGATACTCGGGATCTCTTTCCTCtcttcctattttttttttgaaacaaaggaagctcaacacattaaagtggagcaaataaaagaaagaagaagacacATAATCAGTTACCAACAAATAAACCAACCCCTACTATCCCCAGTACTCTCATCCTCCCCCAGGATCACCACCACTCCATTCCGTGTAGCTCATCAACGTCCTTGTGTGTATGACCTCCAGGCTTGCTCTTGCATTCTTGAAGATTCGTGCATTCCGTTCCAACCAGATGttccaaatcactgcaaagaacACTGACATCCACATCTTTTTCCCCTGTTGTCTATTATGCATTCCATGCCAACTCTCAAACATTTCTTTAACAGTTCCGAGAATCACCCACTCCCTTCCTAGTAGCCTCAGCCActtgcaccacacctgccatgttacCTCACACCTAAGGAATAAATGCTCAACAGAttctaaaagaaaaaaagggaCGTACACACTTACAACGCTTTTTCACTTCTAATTAGTAATTAAAGCAACTCATCTTAACCTTGTGGATAGAAACGTATATATGGAATCCTCAATTATAAATTTTCAATCAATATAATGTATATTAGTGCAAGTGTGCAACTATTATGAACGTGATGAGTGCTTTAATTTGTGTTATATGTGGGAATTGAATGTGACACCACTTACAAATTTGGTTCATTGGTTTGACAAAATGAACATAATCAATATAATAAATGGATTTCGTGAAGCACAAATAAACATTTGAGATTGAGATTCACGTAGGAACACAAGAGGGGATCGGAATGAAGCAGCGGGTCAGAATACGCTATTCACACATCCCATCATTACATTAACATATCTTATATAGCTTCTTTTATTTTGTGTATGGTTGCGTAGGAATCAGGCCTGAAATGTGACGCCTAATTAATTTGTTTGTATTCATCGACTCATTGTTAACTGTTAAGTCAGTATGTAACCCATGAATAGACAGAAACAATTTTTACATGAAACATTTCCCAACAATAATGTTAATGTTTATTACTAGCTATTGATCTGTGTAGCTTTTATACTTAATCTCATACTCTTGATCAACGTGTGGAGGAAAAAGGAAAGTAATGCATAGCAAGAAAATATTAGattaaaaaatgaaagaaaaatactTTAAATAAATAATAGACATATATATTATTAACTGTTGTAATGTATGTGTCTATTTATTTTTGAGAAATCgttatataaataataattttttaactgaAACTTCATTTGTATTCGATAAGATTCATGATAAATAATAAAGAGCagttaataaaaattatataaaattatatgaaaactcaaaaaataatgAATATTTTATTGTCTAAAATTACATCGTTTTATATATACTATCTATTATTTATTGTCGTAAAAGATCTAattgatattaaaaaaaattaattagcccaaaattaaaattcttgAAGATGTAATTGTCCCTTTATTAAGTTATATTATGAGATGAAAGACTAGGTAGCATCAATATTCATCTAAACTTCAACCACTCCATCGGTGATTCATGTTTACAAAGTCAAAGTATCATCATCTTATCCATAAAGCCAGGCATCTACCATTTTGACATTTATATCACTTCATTCACATAATACTGCTAAATTAGGTTATCTAAAATATGATGCCCATAAATTAAAAGTTGAACTACTCGCCGATGCCAGGACTGCTACATACATATATACTTAAGTTTGCCATACGATTAGCCTCACTCAGATAAATTGGAACATTAAGAAAGATTATTAGTCAAATTATCATTTAGTTTTCTTCATGCATAAGCTTAATTAAATGTTAACTCAACAACCTGGTGAGTTTGACTTTTAAAATCGTGCCGGCGGCCGAATCTGGATTATAATCGTGCTTCTAATTCCGTTGAATTCAAAAACCACGTATAACCAGCCACCAGGGACGGACTTACGGGGCGAGTGGAGGCCTCGGCTCCTAacttttttaaaaagaaattaataGTAATATAtcatattaaataattattataagGTTTTTTTAAGAAGNNNNNNNNNNNNNNNNNNNNNNNNNNNNNNNNNNNNNNNNNNNNNNNNNNNNNNNNNNNNNNNNNNNNNNNNNNNNNNNNNNNNNNNNNNNNNNNNNNNNNNNNNNNNNNNNNNNNNNNNNNNNNNNNNNNNNNNNNNNNNNNNNNNNNNNNNNNNNNNNNNNNNNNNNNNNNNNNNNNNNNNNNNNNNNNNNNNNNNNNNNNNNNNNNNNNNNNNNNNNNNNNNNNNNNNNNNNNNNNNNNNNNNNNNNNNNNNNNNNNNNNNNNNNNNNNNNNNNNNNNNNNNNNNNNNNNNNNNNNNNNNNNNNNNNNNNNNNNNNNNNNNNNNNNNNNNNNNNNNNNNNNNNNNNNNNNNNNNNNNNNNNNNNNNNNNNNNNNNNNNNNNNNNNNNNNNNNNNNNNNNNNNNNNNNNNNNNNNNNNNNNNNNNNNNNNNNNNNNNNNNNNNNNNNNNNNNNNNNNNNNNNNNNNNNNNNNNNNNNNNNNNNNNNNNNNNNNNNNNNNNNNNNNNNNNNNNNNNNNNNNNNNNNNNNNNNNNNNNNNNNNNNNNNNNNNNNNNNNNNNNNNNNNNNNNNNNNNNNNNNNNNNNNNGAAGCCAAACAAAGATAGAGAacttgtaaaaaataaaagatcGTTACGTTAAATTGGTTATTGTAGAAACTTAAAACATATACTTTTTTCTGTTGAAAATATTTCAATTAAATGAACCGTAATTAGAAAGTAATAATAATGAAGAGCGAATTTCAATCCAAGCTAGCTATAACATGATGTTGTCGTGGATGGAGAATAAGATATAGACGCGACCCACCAACAAGGCATGAATGATAATATAATAATGTGAAGGGGAAATAAAAGGACTAAAAAAACGCTTGGTTGGAGATTATTGCTGCATTACACCACTCACTCTTATTATAATAATACAAATTAATCCATCTGTGGCAAGGGGCACACCACTCTTATGTATGTTCATAATAATTGCAATTGGAATGGTCCCATTAGTAGATGTTGATTATTCATATAAAAAGGCCATAAATTTAGATATGCAAAATATATTAGCATTTAACCTTCTATATCAACATGTATTGGAATAaactaacaacaattattaagaataaaactattttttaataaaaactaaaactaaaaatgaattaaaaacttTTCTCTTGCATAAACTCCAAAAAGAGCAAGCTATTGAAAAGacccaaaatttctttttcagtCGCTAGTCATTCATTCTTATAATTGCTCATTGCTGGTGTCATCATTTCTTTGTGAGACCTAGCTTGAACATAATTTATGTTATCCATTCTTATTATTTTGGCACTTTTTTTACACGACAAGGTTGGTATTGTATATTGAATAAGTCTCACACGGCAACaaatagaagaaagtaataaTATACCAATCCATCTAATTTCTTTATATCTGTTCTCAAATACCATAGCCTCCCACATTACATAATGTATTAATGTTCCCCAACCAATAAATGAATTGCATTGCCCACAATAAAATGAATCCAATATTAGTATACCCAATTACCAATTGATCTAACCtagggaaaaaaattaaaaaaaaaaaaaaaacttctctCAACTACTTTACCTATATTGCTATATGAATACACATGGagtaattaataataatactCTAGAGTGGGATTTGGAGGGAAATAAATAATTAAGTGTGGTAGGATATAGGCCGATAGGGTGAGCCTTTCGCCTTTCTCTCCAAATGAGTCATGTCCTCGTCATCACGGCCTAACGAATGTGGGCCCTAGCCAGCTCACATGGCCCATGCTGGTCTTACCATTCATTTTGGGCCAAAGAACATGGAAGCATGTGTGTATCTTACAAGGTGATGGGCCTCGGTAGTAGTAGTTAGATGAGCTGGGAGAAGCGCCAAACTGCCATGGTGACACCAACAACGGCGGCGATTGCTCGAGATTGGAACACATGGGTGCACGTGGCCCATGAGATCTCGCTCTGACCGAAGCCTTGGTACACCATTGTGCCATTGTCCAGTAAGGATGATGCAGAAGAACCACCTTCATTTGACGCTTTCTGACTGCAAATcagaaaacaaaacaaacaatttTATCACTTCTTCAAATGGAAGCAGTAACGTGTAACTGTCATGAGCTCCATAATTATTACTACTATTATCAACTGGGCACTTACTTTAATGCCGGTAGTACCAGTATGGTGTGCTATAGTTTTCAATGGATAGATGACAACTTTGACTCATATAATCAATCAAATTATGTGCATGTTAACACCTTATTATGTGATCATAATAcactaaaataatatttatatacagCTAAGTGTGCACTTGAAAAATATGAAGTTGCGTGATTTTACAAAAAAGCCCCACTCGTATGTCAGTTAAGTGAAAACAAAGACGTTATAGAAAACAACAGAACGGTAACTGTACTTGCAACTTGCAATTGCAAGTGTCCAAACCCAACGTTCATCTTCACAAATCTCAAAGCCAGTCAGTAAGTAACAAATAGTGCACCTACATTAAAAGGACTAAACTACCCTTTAAAACCATAAAGCTTTAAGGAGTGTTGCTGATTACTAACCTTGTACTAGGGGCAGGGCAAAAGGTAATTGTGTAATCGGCATTGGCGCAAGTAAACGTGCTGGTCTTGTCATCGTACGCGTAGCTATAGGCGCGTGGGCAAGCGCTTTTGAATATTTGCGAGTAACTCGATGGCTTGCAAGTATCCGGCGTCCCATACGCGCCGCTGCAGCAATATTGAGGCGAACCGAACGCTTCACACGCGCTTTTACACGCGACTCCTTGTTTTCCATCCTCACTCATAACCCTCAGCTCCGAAGGACACGCGCCGTTCAAATCTCCGACGCATCCCGTGGCGGTGCAGTTTCCGGCGTCGGATCCGCCGCTGGGTGCCACCAGCATGGGGACGTTGTAGCCGTCGACGAGGCTGACGTCGAAAAAATCGAGGCCGCCAGAGCCGTCAAGTGTGAACTCGGCCAGCGTGGCCGGTGGcgtggcgccgttgccggagcaCTCAAGCTTTCCTGAGCCGCAGTCGCCAGTGACGCAGGAGAATTTTCCTGTGGAGTCTTGGGAGCAGAGGGTTCGGCCCCAGAAGCGGCCGCCCCAGCCAGCTGCGGCGGTGACTGGAGTGGACTGGCCGGGTTGGAGAACGAAGCCGGTGGTGGAGAGAGGGGAGACTCCGGCGTTAGATAGAATTCCCGGCCATACTGTGTAGTCACATTTGTTAACCAATGTGAATGTGGTTGCAATTACCCCTGCATAATCAATATTCAATTATTCAAAAGTGATTATTTGATCCTAATGAAATTG is a genomic window of Arachis ipaensis cultivar K30076 chromosome B06, Araip1.1, whole genome shotgun sequence containing:
- the LOC107647889 gene encoding pathogenesis-related protein 5-like: MHGQWSPNSVTTSILLLPMASLLFSYYCFSSHIAIILFLFCFDKGALGAKFTIINKCDYTVWPGILANAGSSALDTTGFHLPSGGSRSFQAPPNWSGRFWGRTGCNFDPNTQQGTCTTGDCGSNQLECNGSGADPPVTLAEFTIGSGSQSQDYYDVSLVDGYNLPMMVDAGGGSGECGSTGCVADLNRQCPNELRVSNRVACKSACEAFQRAEYCCSGTYASPATCKPSVYSTMFKSACPKSYSYAYDDPTSTFTCTGADYTITFCPSTTSQKSARVSPPETGTGEMPMIVNSSWFSDIFYGLSPKSYSSPTLLIATLTILTFLNLQSS
- the LOC107645318 gene encoding thaumatin-like protein 1, with translation MDHRQVSVFISMLLTLHLSLSGVIATTFTLVNKCDYTVWPGILSNAGVSPLSTTGFVLQPGQSTPVTAAAGWGGRFWGRTLCSQDSTGKFSCVTGDCGSGKLECSGNGATPPATLAEFTLDGSGGLDFFDVSLVDGYNVPMLVAPSGGSDAGNCTATGCVGDLNGACPSELRVMSEDGKQGVACKSACEAFGSPQYCCSGAYGTPDTCKPSSYSQIFKSACPRAYSYAYDDKTSTFTCANADYTITFCPAPSTSQKASNEGGSSASSLLDNGTMVYQGFGQSEISWATCTHVFQSRAIAAVVGVTMAVWRFSQLI